The proteins below are encoded in one region of Candidatus Culexarchaeum yellowstonense:
- a CDS encoding NADH-quinone oxidoreductase subunit H: protein MVVLLAIIFIPVLCFILGVLFNYEIRKVYARSQYRLGPLLSMHGELRGLLGSSRVLQPLYDVLKLMFKETIIPRSARKGLFVSSPIVSFILAVLSTYFISYGGLSLLADNPLSIIFITYILIGVSLFWVLGGLASSSPWSVVGSRREAELMLVIEVSLLSSIFSSAIISNSLSIGGIMSFQLKSYPIILLNPFAAIVFIIAVLGKLHFNPFEIPEADVEIVSGPYTEYSGKLLATILSSKYILTSVLIGLFVNLFLSGGLILPPTSIYNQIFNFIVFLLECFIVTLIISIVHSIAPRFRIDQAVSWAIKYLWPLSAFSIIFSIIIRFILGVA, encoded by the coding sequence ATGGTTGTGCTCCTAGCAATAATATTTATTCCAGTGTTATGCTTCATCCTTGGAGTCTTGTTCAATTATGAGATTAGGAAGGTTTATGCTAGGAGTCAGTATAGGCTTGGACCACTACTTTCAATGCATGGTGAGTTGAGGGGGCTTTTAGGTTCAAGTAGGGTTTTACAACCCCTCTACGATGTTTTGAAATTGATGTTTAAGGAGACGATTATACCTAGAAGTGCACGTAAAGGTTTATTTGTTTCATCACCAATAGTAAGCTTCATCCTGGCAGTTTTATCCACATACTTTATATCTTATGGTGGTTTAAGCTTGCTTGCAGATAATCCGCTCAGCATAATCTTCATAACATACATTTTAATTGGTGTATCCCTATTCTGGGTTTTGGGTGGTTTGGCATCATCATCACCTTGGAGTGTTGTTGGATCTAGGAGGGAGGCTGAGCTGATGCTTGTAATTGAAGTTTCATTGCTCTCATCAATATTCTCTTCAGCCATAATATCCAATTCATTATCGATTGGCGGCATCATGAGTTTTCAGCTGAAATCCTATCCAATAATCCTTCTAAACCCCTTCGCAGCCATAGTTTTCATAATTGCAGTACTTGGGAAACTGCACTTCAACCCATTCGAAATACCTGAAGCTGATGTGGAGATAGTTTCAGGTCCATACACAGAATACTCCGGAAAACTTCTAGCAACAATATTATCCTCAAAATACATTCTAACATCAGTCCTCATCGGATTGTTTGTAAACCTATTCCTTTCAGGGGGACTTATACTGCCACCAACAAGCATATACAATCAAATATTCAACTTCATAGTCTTCCTATTGGAGTGCTTCATAGTCACACTCATAATATCCATAGTTCACTCAATAGCCCCAAGATTTAGAATTGATCAAGCAGTCTCATGGGCCATCAAGTACCTATGGCCCTTATCCGCATTCTCCATAATATTCTCCATAATCATCAGGTTTATTTTGGGGGTGGCATGA
- a CDS encoding NADH-quinone oxidoreductase subunit C, which yields MKSLNDVLNELGNILKPDFEITGYGCGGKHVRVKTSPNRLLDAAKYMLSIGSRIVHVTASDMGFDGIRLMHIYSLEHIDRHAHVILYAYGDGEPAKFPSVAQLTYQANWAERETMELLGVEFDGHPDPRHIFLPFEWPNPVESSSESKAGVKQVTLPIGPYHPAMLEGGFFKLFVDGEDVVDVDIKVGLNHRGIMKLAESRTFWRDLFLVGRICGICSVPHQLAFVNAVERILGVNVPERAEYIRVLMAELNRIHSHLLWLGVAGDLIGFKTLLMWAWKIREPIQDCIELLSGNRVHADSMSIGGVRFDVTKEQLSKVESKLLEVKRDFKKLAEDIASHSIVRRRTEGVGVMSLSDAREAGAVGPTARASGWKIDVRRDSPYSFYDEGHISWDVVVEEAGDVLSRVMVRVKETLVSIDICLQCVDRLKSIGGPVATSELKPFPEGEALSKVEAPRGELVYYVISNGMDIPHTVRIRTPSYRNIAALKFMLKGCRLADAPIIIGSVDPCFSCTDRVMIVDSKRGEQWTLSGDEFKNLAFKGWRG from the coding sequence ATGAAGAGTTTAAATGATGTTTTAAATGAGCTTGGAAACATCCTTAAACCCGATTTTGAAATTACTGGTTATGGTTGTGGAGGTAAGCATGTACGTGTTAAGACCAGTCCAAATAGGCTTCTGGATGCAGCTAAATACATGCTTTCCATAGGCTCTAGAATTGTCCATGTCACAGCTTCAGACATGGGTTTTGATGGTATTAGGCTCATGCACATCTACAGTCTTGAACACATAGATAGACATGCCCATGTAATATTGTATGCTTATGGTGATGGTGAACCAGCGAAGTTTCCATCAGTTGCACAATTGACTTATCAAGCTAATTGGGCTGAGAGGGAGACTATGGAGCTCCTTGGAGTTGAGTTTGATGGTCACCCCGACCCTAGACACATCTTCCTCCCCTTTGAGTGGCCTAACCCAGTTGAGAGTTCCAGTGAATCTAAGGCTGGGGTTAAGCAAGTCACTCTACCCATAGGTCCATATCATCCGGCAATGCTTGAAGGTGGATTCTTCAAGTTATTCGTTGATGGTGAAGATGTTGTTGATGTGGATATTAAGGTTGGTTTGAATCATCGTGGGATAATGAAGTTGGCTGAGAGTAGGACTTTTTGGCGTGACCTATTCCTTGTTGGTAGGATATGTGGTATATGTAGTGTTCCGCATCAATTGGCTTTCGTGAATGCTGTGGAACGCATTCTTGGGGTAAATGTCCCTGAGAGGGCTGAGTATATTAGGGTTTTAATGGCTGAGTTGAATAGGATACATAGTCACCTCCTATGGCTTGGCGTTGCAGGAGACTTGATTGGCTTTAAAACTTTGCTCATGTGGGCTTGGAAGATTAGGGAGCCAATACAGGATTGCATTGAATTGCTATCGGGCAATAGGGTTCATGCAGATTCCATGAGTATTGGCGGCGTAAGATTCGATGTCACTAAGGAGCAGCTTAGTAAAGTTGAAAGTAAACTGCTTGAAGTTAAGAGGGATTTCAAAAAACTAGCTGAAGATATAGCTTCACATAGCATTGTTAGGCGTAGGACTGAGGGTGTAGGTGTCATGTCTCTAAGTGATGCTAGGGAGGCTGGAGCTGTAGGGCCAACTGCTAGGGCTAGTGGATGGAAGATTGATGTTAGAAGGGATAGTCCATACTCATTCTATGATGAGGGGCATATAAGTTGGGATGTTGTGGTTGAGGAGGCTGGGGATGTACTTTCAAGGGTTATGGTTAGAGTTAAGGAAACCCTTGTATCCATAGATATATGTCTACAATGTGTTGATAGGTTGAAGAGTATTGGTGGACCAGTAGCTACTTCAGAACTTAAACCATTCCCTGAGGGTGAAGCTTTAAGTAAGGTTGAAGCTCCTAGGGGTGAACTAGTCTACTACGTAATTTCGAATGGTATGGATATACCGCACACTGTTAGGATTAGAACTCCAAGTTACCGTAATATTGCAGCCCTCAAATTCATGCTTAAAGGTTGTAGACTTGCAGATGCACCAATAATTATTGGTAGCGTTGACCCATGCTTCTCATGCACAGATCGTGTAATGATAGTTGATTCCAAGAGGGGGGAGCAGTGGACTTTGAGTGGTGATGAATTTAAGAATCTAGCATTTAAGGGTTGGAGGGGGTGA